The genomic DNA CACTGAGGAGCTGGGGGAAAATCCTCCCAGTCTGGAAGCGGCACGGCTGAAGCCGCAtcgggcagggctgagctgcgGCCCCGCCGTGCCCTGCCCGGGTTAATGGGTAACCCGGGCCGGCAGAGCGGGACAAAGGCATGCTCGGCAcgtcctgcagggcagctggcgctgctgccgggggGCACGGCTGGTATGGGGTGTGCACGGGCACGGCCCAGGCTCAGCGAGCCCCCACGGCCGACGCCGGGGCTGGCacggctgcagcagggaggctgtgctggcagctggcacCGTGTTTGCTTCCCAGCATCAGCCGAGGCAGGttcctcctgttcctctgcCCGCCCTGCCAGCGGGACTGCAGCTGGGTCTCCATCCTGCCACCACCGCACCCCCTGTGCCTCAGTGTGCCCTCCTGAGCCACATCCCACCTCATATCCCACAGTCCATGGCAAGGGCAGCCAGCCCAAACCCCCCTCACATCCCATGGCAAGGGCAGCCAGCCCAAACCCCCCTCATATCCACAGCCCATGGCAAAGGCAGCCAGCCCAAACCCCACCTCATATGCCATGGCAAGGGCAGCCAGTCCAGTGTCACCCTGTGAAGGACACTTTGCCTTTTTCCCTGGACAAGGTCActctttctgtgtgtttttctttgtgcCCACAGAAGGGTGGTGGCACCAGCTGTACCATGCTCCCCAGgcctgccagcccagctttcTGAGGGACCAAAAAGTCAGGCTGGGCTTTTGTTGGAGATCATTGGggtgggaggagggagcagTAACCCAGCAATGCCGCAGGCTTTACTGGCAGTGCCAAGGTGGcctctgccatggcactgcCTATTTGCAGGGGAAGGTGCTGTCCCAGGGCCCAGAGTTTCTGCATTGCCACTCTGCCGTGCTGTCCTGTCCATGGGCAGGGCATTCCAAACACTGGGCTTGAGAGGAGGTTTCCAAAGAGCCCCGAGCCCACAATGTCtgaagggcagggcagctcactagcagctgcttccctcagGAAACCTGCTCTGCAGGAACTCACTGACTTAAATTCACCAGATTTTTCCCCATATTTGTTTAGCAGGCAGGAGCTCGCTCTGGCCATACCCCTGAGGGCTACAGCCATCACCATCCCAGCTGAATCCACCACTGGTGCTTCACCACAGagttttccctctctttccagaGCTTCTCTGAGACAGTGGATGAGAAGGAAGtgtctgcagcagcccagactCCAGAGCACACAGATCTCTGCTACAGAACAGTGCCTGTGGAGAGGGTAAGAGCTCTGGAGTCTCTCCTACCCTCTTTGCCAGAGTACTTTGCCAGATCTCCCCTTCCCTGTGGGAGGGCTGGGTTTCTGCTGGGCTGTTGGGCAGGAGGGATGGCGTGAGGGAGCCAAGCTGACCCAGCCACTCGTGCCCTTTCTCCTGCTGTGGATGGCATTGCTCATGCTTTATTGCTCAGGCGTGGCCCTGCTGGGAGGCTCCCATTGCAGCAGCATGGGACAGATGCCTTTctctgacagcagctctgcccttccaCAGGGAAGTGTTGCCAAGCCACACCTtgcttgcttttatttctttcgtgctttatttattttattactttatttatttttattttttttccccttgcctgAGCACTCGTAATGAGCAGGAAGGGattccccaggctgggcagggtgatccctgtgtgtgcagggtgcttcctgccctgccagctgcttCCCAAGCATGCCACATCAGTGGGGACTTGTCCCCAAGGTGCCTttggctgcccctgccctccaCAGCTCCATCTGGTCACCACATCTTGCATGGTCCCAGCTGGTTGGTGAGCATGCTTTTATCTTGTAGAAAGTTGGAGTTTTTTTAGAGCAGGAGAACATCTTTCACCCcccaaattaatattttatcacTGAGCACCTTTAAAAGAGAATGTCCATTTCCAAGTGACCTTTTTGCTTTAGCTTTCCCCCCAGTGGAGAAtggctctgctcccatcccatACACCAGCTGGGGTTGTTTCCCCTCCTGTGTGACTGTGttcatccctgcctgcagcagagcccccaAAGTGCCCACAGCCACTGTGGATCCTTGCCCTGGGATGCCCTGAACGGAGCCATCCCCAccactggcagcacagccccaggtgccacatggctgtgccagagctgtgtgGCACAAGCAGCCCAAGGAGagctgccaggcccagggctTGGCCAGGCAAGTGTGGTTtcagtcctggcacagggatgggaccGAGAATCCACCTTATCTGGCCAGGCCAGCAGAAGAtgtgcccagggatgctgagcaGTGGCAGAGGTGGTGATGCCAGTTGTGCCTCCCTGTTTTCATGCCATGTCAACATGTGTACCCACACAGGTCCCCTCTTACTCCTGCACCTGAGttcagctgtgctcagcagcactgctggagtcTGTGTTCCCatcctgtgtccctgctccccatcccttcccagtTTGCTCTTACTGGGGTGCCCaaacagctgtggctgccccatgtGTCCTTTGCACAAGGAGAAACGTCCTTGACTGGGGTAGtgccatggggatgggatcCATGTGGCACCACAGGTGTTCTGCTGGGCCATATCACTGCTCACTATCTAATCTTGGCAGCAAAGAGCCTCAGTTATCAGGGCCTGATGCTGAGCCAGGTCTGGGTACAGCCACCTTCACCTTGATCTTCTGGCAGGTACCTGGTGGCACGGGGGTGAGCTAAGCCCTGGGCTGATGTGTGTTTGGTGTGTTTGGTCCCTTGTctgccctgtgctggtgctTTTGGGGAGCTCAGGGCACCTTGGAACCAGAGACAGCTGCTCTTGGGGCATGGGAGGGGTTTGCAGCCCAGaatcctccagcagcagcagcagcagctcagctttgtGCCTGGTACTGGGATGGTTTGTGGGTTCCCCAGCACTACAGCCCCTGTGTGCTCCCCCAGGACCTGGTGGACTGGCAGAAGCCCCTGCTGTGGCAGGTGGGCTACCTGGGGGAGAAGTACGACGAGTGGGTGCACCAGCCCGTGGATCGGCCCATCCGCCTCTTCCACTCGGATTTCCTCGAGTTCCTCTCCAAGACAGCATGGTGAGCTCTGCACTGTGCCCTGGCtggtgcctgccctgggagggggATGGCTCACCAGCCAGCAGGACGCCCTCtgacagctcctcctgccccataGGTACGTGGTGTTCATGGTGTGGACGCCCGTGGTGCTCTATCTCAGCTGGGTCAGCTACACCTCCCTTGCTCAGGGCAACACCAGGCTCTTCTCCTCCTTCACCACAGGtacgagcagcagcagcagcaaagcctttgGGCTTCCATTGCTGACCCCACACTGGGCCACGGGGCAGGAATGGGTTGGTTGGACACCTGCATCCCTTCCTCACGCCTCATTCTGTACGTGCTCACCAAAGCCACAcgcaagagcagcagctcagcaccttTCCCTTGTGGCCACCAGCACCTCTCCCTTGTGGCCGCCAGAAGCCCCCTGTGCTTGCCCACCCCCATCCCCTTCTCTGCCCAGGAGATTTGAtcccccagggctcagcagaggcacagagccCCCCGGGCTGCagcctgctccctcctgcctcgTTCCCTCGGTGCCCACAGCGCTGCGGGTGCCGGGGCGGCTCCGATGCCGCTGCCGCCCACCCGGCCGGGCTGAATGCCGGGGAACAAACCCGGCTCTGAGCGCCGCCGGCTCCGCACAGAGCGCGGCTTGTTCGCGCCGAGCGCCTGCCCCTGAATCTCCCActgtctgctcctgctcccccgGGAACAACAACCGTGCCCGGGGCAAGCTGTCTTCTTTgttgtccatttttttttctttttttgctgggctccctatttttttttgcaaggtgccacccagtgccagctgtgcccggCTGTGGGGTGGGGAGCGCCGGCTGCACAGGCACTCCCTGCTCCTTGTGGCATCCAGCACCTTGCTGCCAagttttgtggggatttttttccctaaaaataaGTGGGTTTTGGGGCAATACAAATTTTGCTAGGAaggacacagggctggcagccagcCCTGAAAGAAGGAGGTGGCTGAAAAATGTTCTGCGGGGGAAAGTGCCCAACAAgtcttttgtttttccccccaaaaaataaacaccaacaGCACTGTTTTACTGTCATGAGTGCTGCCTGTGCAACTTAGGTCCCTCCTGCCTTGTTCTGGTGGGTGAAGCAGCTGTGTAGTGGTGACACAGTCCCTAGAGTGCACATCCAAGCCCACGTTGGAATCTGGAATGCAGGGAGCTCCCCTCAGGCTTCCTGAGGCAGCAAGAAGCTGGCTGTTTCTGTAAATTAGTCGGAATCAAAGGAAAATGTGGTTTAGAGCAGAGCTTGGGCAGTTAGCTCCCTagaggagctcagggcaggaggtgGATGAGTGGCgggagggaaggagagctgAGCATCACCCTGATGCCAGGATGGTGATGGATAAAAGCACCTGCACCTGCCCTGCTGACCACTGCATGTCTTGTTGTGTAGAGTACTCCATCCCTGTCCACAAATACTACTTCCCCTTCATCTTCCTCCTGGGAATGGTCCTGTGGTCCCTGCTAGAGTACCTCATCCACCGCTTTGTGTTCCACATGAAGCCACCTGCTAGCAATTACTATCTGATCACgctgcatttcctgctgcaTGGGCAGCACCACAAGGTGAGTCGCAGCTCCCGCCCCCGCTGGCACCGCCTGGCCCGTGGGAATGGTGTCCTTTGCCCCGCTGCAGCTGTCACTGTGTGCCCTTtgcccacacagagcctgtTGCTGCCTGCTCAGTGTGGCTGGTGGCATCCCAAGCGACGCACTTGCCCAATACCAGCAAGGGCTGTAAAACAgctctggaggagctggagttAATTTTTCAAGATGTGTGGGTGGGCAAGGGGGAAAACCAAAAGAGCCATAGGCTCTCTCTAGCTTTGCTGGAGGAAATGTGGAGCTTGGGCACCTACCAGATAAAGCCACCCCCTGCCTGGGCACCTGGGCACGCGTGGGGGCCTGCTCCCACCACCAGGTACAACCTGGGGAGGGATTttgctgttggcttttcccAGATGGGTTTCCCTGATGCTTGTCAGGGATGTGCAGAGGGAGGAAGGCTGAGTGGGAGCTGCCTGTCCCACCATCCCTCTCTGCTTCCAGTCTCCCTTCGACAGCTCCCGCCTGGTGTTCCCTCCCGTGCCGGCCTCGCTGGTGATCGGCTTCTTCTACGGCgtgctgcggctgctgctgcccgaGGTGCTGGGGCTCTGCGTCTTCGTCGGGGGCCTCTGCGGCTACGTCATCTACGACATGATGCACTATTACCTCCACTATGGCTCCCCCAGAAAGGGCACCTACCTGTACGGCCTCAAGGCCTACCACGTCAAGCACCACTTTGAACACCAAAAATCAGGTAGTGCTGCGCTCCCCGTGCGTGCTGGCAGGGGAAGGGGATGTCCAAGATCCAGCCTAGCTGCGTGGGTGAAGCTGATTGCTCCAAaatatttgggatttgggatgaggAAAGCcaagcactgtgctgctggggaagcagcaTGTGAGGTGCTGTAGCCCGTGGAGAATATTTCCTGGCTCtcagggtgaggatgaggagccagagcagggGTGAAGGCAGCACCTGTCCCACTGGTGGGCATCAGTGCTGCCTGGAATGCCAAATCCCCATGGTGCTGGATGTGGGTGCctatccctgcccagggcagcatctCTTCCTGCTGGGAGGTGTTGACAGGTGGAGGGTGAGGCCCTGGGCTTCTCCAGATCCGCCCCACACTTTCGCTAGCCCAGTGCTTGCTCAACCTGCCCTTTGCCCGGTTTCCTAGGAGAAAACGCCCCATCCAGATAAGCTATCATCCATGGGGCTTGTTGGCACggcccagccagctcctgctccctctgctcttcctcctcGTCTTCACTttgccttcctccctccccaaaaCGTGGCCACTCCTCCCTCACCAGTTAACACAGAGCCCTTGCAACACCTCGATGGTGGTGCCATGGGCTGAactctctcctgcctgcccacaggtTTTGGCATCAGCACACGCTTCTGGGATTATCCTTTCCGGACACTCATCCCTGAGGAGACCTTCAAGAAGGAGGActgacagccccagcccagagctcagctgctggctctgtgccccagcactggggctggcatccctgccctgccccctgcctgggggctgtgccacagcagtgaCTCCAAGTGGAGCATCCCTGAGGAGTGCTGTGGTccagctgtggcactggcaggggGATGGGGGGCTGAGGATGGTGAggaaaggggaggaagaggCTGTGGGGTTCCCTGGTGCACTCCTGCCCTACCTCGCTGCCCTCCCGCTCCAGGCTATGGATGCACGGGCAGATCTGCTGCCTGGAAGATGAAGTGCCTGATGCCacgctccctcccctgccctggcaccttgccAGAGCCCTGTCTCTCCCGGGCTGCCCTCTCCCCAGGGCACCCAACACGCTGCAGTTGCCTCTATTGCCTAACTCATGCCGAGGGGATTCCCTGTCCTAGGTCCTTCTCCCAGCCCATCTCAGCACAGGGTTTTCTTGGCCTGCAGCCCTTTTGGGGCAGGTCCCACAGCTCTGGATTGTGCCTTTTTCTAACCCATATCTCTCTGCCAGATTTATCAAGTTCATGGTTTTCATAGACATTGGCTACTTGAAACTCAAACTCTGATGAAAAGAATTACTATGAGATGCCTTTTTTGCTGAtcctgtgattttattttttattattttttccctaatgttTACTGCAGATATTTAAAGgtttgaaataaatttatatgTAAAACTGTAGACACTACAATTGTAAATAAACtgtatattttgaaaaataaaactttctaAAAAGGGTCCGGGAAATGtatcccccagggctgctcacaaTTTTGTTCTCCCACCCTTCGTGTGTCCCTTTCCAGGTGCTGATGGCCCTTGGAGCCACCATTCCTGGCTCCCCTCAGTGAGGTAGGAGATTTGCAGGGGATattctcagcagagctgtgtgacgTTGGGGCTCTGGGTAAGCAGAAGCTGCCACTCACTTCTCTGAAGTTGGGCAATAGCGTCACGTGAACCCCAGAGCTTCCCAAAATTAGCCCGGCCCTCTGACGAAGCCATCTGCAAAACTTCCTGCAGTCCCAGCAGAGGTCAAGCCCTggtgccc from Melospiza georgiana isolate bMelGeo1 chromosome 14, bMelGeo1.pri, whole genome shotgun sequence includes the following:
- the FA2H gene encoding fatty acid 2-hydroxylase; this translates as MATAGPRSFSAAEVRARCAQGACLVSCRRRLYDLSGFVRLHPGGEQLLRRRAGTDVSAALDGPPHRHSENARRWLEQYYVGDIEPGDEQSFSETVDEKEVSAAAQTPEHTDLCYRTVPVERDLVDWQKPLLWQVGYLGEKYDEWVHQPVDRPIRLFHSDFLEFLSKTAWYVVFMVWTPVVLYLSWVSYTSLAQGNTRLFSSFTTEYSIPVHKYYFPFIFLLGMVLWSLLEYLIHRFVFHMKPPASNYYLITLHFLLHGQHHKSPFDSSRLVFPPVPASLVIGFFYGVLRLLLPEVLGLCVFVGGLCGYVIYDMMHYYLHYGSPRKGTYLYGLKAYHVKHHFEHQKSGFGISTRFWDYPFRTLIPEETFKKED